The DNA sequence GAGCCCGCTGTCGGTGATGAGGGTGTCGACCTGGTCGAATCGTGCAAAAAGCGAAAGCGAGGTGCAGCTCCACTTGGTGTGGTCCGTGAGGATCACCGTCTTGTCGGCGATGTCCATCATCGCCATGTCCGTGGCGGCCTCAAGCGAGTTGGGCATGAGGAAGCCGCGCGGTATGGAGACCGAATGGGTGCCGAGAAACACGGTGTTGACACGCAGGGATTCGATGACCTTGTCGGAAATCGGGCCGACCAGCGAGTTCGAACGGGTGATCACGCCGCCGGTGACGATGACCTCGACGTCCTTCGATTCGAGGGCCTGTACCAGTTCGGCCACGGGAATCGAGTTGGTGAGGATGGTGATATTGCTCGCGCGCTGGCTTTCCAGCAGATGCTGGGCGAAGATATAGGCCGTGGTGCCGCCGCCGATGGCGATGACATCGCCGGGTGAAACGTATTTGACGGCTTCCTGGGCGATCGAATCCTTGAGCCCGATGTCCATCTGCGATTTGACGGAGAACAACGGTTCGCTCAAAAGCGTGCTCGTCGTCACCGCGCCGCCGTGGACGCGCTTGAGCAGACCTTTGTCGGCGAGGTCGGCGATATCGCGGCGCACCGTCATGGCAGAGACGCCGAGCTCCTTGGAAAGCGCGGTGATGCGCACCGCGCCTCGGGTACGCAACCGGCTCAAAATCAGATGCTGACGCTGTGAAGAAATCATACGAACATTATCGCACAAATAAGAGCACAAAACAAACTCTCGTGAGCGTTTCATTCGGTGTACTTATCAAAACCTAACAAAAACCCGACGACCGAAGTCGCCGGGTTTCATGTCCAGTACAACGCAGATTCACGAACGAATCACAAGCAAACAGCACTGCTTTTCATCAGCCAAAACAACTGGAAATTCAGACTTACAAGATTTGCAAAGGTCCAGGCTTTTTACTTTTCTCACTGCCCCCCAGTGGTCGGAGCCTGTGGCTGAACGCTGCTGGTTGTTCCCTGTTGGCTCTGCGGCTGCGTCTGGCCCTGCGGCTCAGCTTGTGTTTGCGGCTGAGCCTGTGTCTGTCCTTGGGCTTGTGTTTGCTCCTGCTCGAAGCCCTGCGTGCTGTTATTGCTGCGGTTGCCTCCCGTGCTCGCCTGGTTGGCGTCATCGGTGGAAGTGGAAGCACTGGCTCCGCCCATGTACTTCGGGTCGGGGGTGCCGTAGTTGTTGTCGATGGGGATGTTCGCATCGGCAAGATACTTGTTCATGAACTCCTTCCACGCCGGAGTGGCGATGTAGGAGCCATACCAATAGTTGTGGTACTGACCGTTGAGGGTCTTGTTGTCGAAGTACACATCGTGTTCCGCGTTGCCCACCGAAACGAACGCCGCCACCTGGTTGGGCACGAATCCGGAGGTGAGCATACGTGTCTGCTCGTTGGTGCCTGTTTTGGCGAACGTCTTGCGACCGTTGTCGAGCTGCGCAAGCTTGGCCTGGCCGTCGGAACGCACCACACCCTGATTCATCGCGTAGGCCGTGGTCTGGGCGATGGCGGGGTCGATGGCCTGATGGCAGTTGGCGCTGGGTACCTTCAAGGACTTGCCTTGCTTGGAGACGACCTTCTTCAGGGCAATCGGCGTGCATTCGACACCATTGGCGGCGATGGTGGCGTAGACGTTGGCCATCGTCAGCGGCGAAGCCGCGACAGAGCCGATGATGATAGGGCCTGCCCAGGTTTTGGAAGCGAGCGTATTGTCATTGATCGGAGAATTGTGATAGCCCATGGTCTTGGCCGCATCGATGATTGGGCACATCCCGATCTGTTCGGCCATGGCCGCCTGCGTGGTGTTGTGGGAGTGAACAAGGCCGTCAAGCACAGATTCCGCGCCTCCCGGGCCACCTTCCGAGTTGTGCACCGGCCAACCGCTGTCCGTACCGGTATACCCCGGGCAGGCGAACGAGTGCTTCGGGTAGAATCCCCTGGGATGCATGATATCGGTGATGGAACGCCCCTGCTGCATCCACGCCACCATGTTGATGGGCTTCCACGTCGAACCGACGCCCCAGCCCCCGCCGCCGCCGTCCTTCTCGTCAACTGCGTAATTGATGGCCGTGTGCGTCGAATCGTTTTTCGCGTCAGCGGTCGGGTCATACGTACGGTTGATGCCGAAACCAAGTACCTCGCCGGTGCCGGGCTTGATGGCCGCTATCGTCACCTCGAACCCGCTCGGGTCATTGACGGGGATCGTGTCACGCGCGGTCTGCATGGCATCGGCGTTGGCGTGCACGTCCATCGTGGTGTAGATGTTGAGGCCGCCCTCGTTGAGCAACTTGGTACGGTCTCTGGCGGTCTTGCCGAATTCCTTGGAATTGAGGATCTGCTTGGTGGCATAGTCGCAGAAGAATCCGGCGTCGCCGGCGACCTGGCAACCCACCTGTGTGGAATTTGCCTGGAGGTTGAGCGTCTGCGCGATGGGCTGGGTGCGGAACTTGTCGTGGTCGGCCTGCGAGATGAAATGCTGCTGCAGCATCAGGTCGAGCACGATGTTGCGTTGGTTCTGTGCCTCCGGTTGGTTCTCCGGCACCGAAGGATCATAACGCGAAGGGTTCTTGGTGATGGCCGCGATGGTGGCCGCCTGCCCG is a window from the Bifidobacterium sp. ESL0745 genome containing:
- a CDS encoding DeoR/GlpR family DNA-binding transcription regulator, with the translated sequence MISSQRQHLILSRLRTRGAVRITALSKELGVSAMTVRRDIADLADKGLLKRVHGGAVTTSTLLSEPLFSVKSQMDIGLKDSIAQEAVKYVSPGDVIAIGGGTTAYIFAQHLLESQRASNITILTNSIPVAELVQALESKDVEVIVTGGVITRSNSLVGPISDKVIESLRVNTVFLGTHSVSIPRGFLMPNSLEAATDMAMMDIADKTVILTDHTKWSCTSLSLFARFDQVDTLITDSGLDPTSAEQTRKLVNHLVLTKGPGQIED
- a CDS encoding transglycosylase domain-containing protein, which translates into the protein MPQMKNNLTARRVIALLLTYVTLCIAGGVVGGMFFIPGVLGLNGVARTVAPSLKVEDIDFDVTSLPQKSTIYASDGKTVIASFYAQNRTVVPLREVSQPMQQAVVAREDRRFFEHSGVDMQGVLRAFVQTFIKHGDTQGGSSLTQQYVKNVLLIQAKEKNDPIAEYHASEDTIARKIREMLIAVQMEKQYSKPEILQGYLNIAQFGRNNLYGVETAAKRYFNVSAADLNIGQAATIAAITKNPSRYDPSVPENQPEAQNQRNIVLDLMLQQHFISQADHDKFRTQPIAQTLNLQANSTQVGCQVAGDAGFFCDYATKQILNSKEFGKTARDRTKLLNEGGLNIYTTMDVHANADAMQTARDTIPVNDPSGFEVTIAAIKPGTGEVLGFGINRTYDPTADAKNDSTHTAINYAVDEKDGGGGGWGVGSTWKPINMVAWMQQGRSITDIMHPRGFYPKHSFACPGYTGTDSGWPVHNSEGGPGGAESVLDGLVHSHNTTQAAMAEQIGMCPIIDAAKTMGYHNSPINDNTLASKTWAGPIIIGSVAASPLTMANVYATIAANGVECTPIALKKVVSKQGKSLKVPSANCHQAIDPAIAQTTAYAMNQGVVRSDGQAKLAQLDNGRKTFAKTGTNEQTRMLTSGFVPNQVAAFVSVGNAEHDVYFDNKTLNGQYHNYWYGSYIATPAWKEFMNKYLADANIPIDNNYGTPDPKYMGGASASTSTDDANQASTGGNRSNNSTQGFEQEQTQAQGQTQAQPQTQAEPQGQTQPQSQQGTTSSVQPQAPTTGGQ